Proteins co-encoded in one Leishmania panamensis strain MHOM/PA/94/PSC-1 chromosome 22 sequence genomic window:
- a CDS encoding hypothetical protein (TriTrypDB/GeneDB-style sysID: LpmP.22.0760): MPTAISDTAQMAENPTILYLRGLGTSLTSTLRLLASVAAVAMRILLEYVLQVLPRCRRFAAARLNEAYAAKREIRQPPRSLSKTARCVTILMRQWEVFTVPGITFVLLYVCITISLLRFYRFHNNPDNIQLWTYQETHFDLTAMGPSLVSPVHDPRSLSPYGPRSSRTLAHFCGRPTASSYDGYTGAPHAAYIHHDVERDRYVVRTFGRGGTRVDERRRSGVGRSTYEAFCAVPRRVQLGTPLAPSPWLDGEANWQLGDAGAAPRHAVNGAFSFAVQPLAVPHAAAAAVASNATASRSADTDFTKEDQGLRTHYRRYTRDELLQRHAHLDFIYSYVNGSDITRGYTKPFAKTWECWNMIASVQLLWGEMQRAADIGVDAPPLAEDTFSRHIAELLFVSSSSPCALSQLLADVGSGKDAVQRVEASLWWAATHPSQPHIEGAPPPPPKMALTNMELLRALGADLESVKPDDIDVDCDELRHGMRGLLLHTRSWHRGRMTVVTPYGNVPLWLNQSRNFFTRSLYAAATARAEAASGAADGGDASVLGTAEARFVREAHTGKLHYTRIHIVDQRALMPPAPLTTVNSYTVESFVYRLRNASSIFIYMNDDYLVMKDVDITDLVNVYGGPVLRISQSAKTLKDELCTAGFQRGVLQNTYSLQRQLDRTPADLEELVQPATAAATLTLMEGEAAVVQRGIVRASWAAFAAAVDARSSVATPGGSAQSTSTACARSSSAAVCAWAECAWGAVAGAVARGACAMPRVSAKGEPAWAADAAGTFALVPAPPTKPGSGEWTWTGHVQMPALVHWGRRVLDRVTADLIAPRYYLEITKVVGTEEEPMLVSPSEAAGNVARNVTAMAELLQMVDLEEEWAAGRSGARARLMRLLEVWAAGLARHEFPTHRIFKRRPRLRKYRMRLDSHAPYAQCRNMWGYIHKRYAPDLNLNMLMMRTRTTMDLLPPSTHTAHMLRHPWAASSQYLPYLIAKQAWRMQRGAGLSPLGNDAPVFPVVDVALDNEDGCAPATFHGEELKEASYDEFDNNMEHNARRMTRIRNYRNVTLFTNINSKFTLKFICKRLRSFLEELFPTPMLLERQWNSALDSGNSTDELRVSSSVEEQSGAPNLQFMHLNVNFERLMRLPLILVSNDEEGFCPLLRSLRHVLPDFSGQRVVQVLVPPADGVSLRAARADRRHPYREFLPVARCSLSADRLRRVTLPADSSVADVVVAGLRLAREGVAAGLWEAPALVELRGRRAMQALVLDARTLRAGARGFTELSHALGVPAELLAYEDFAVRLLDAAAQSLVRSPTPAEAATVAAAVPIEEASRRNGAATADDFAASVLVLSEAEADARHTHWAYGASEHDLLSAMPLPYGKVEDMEAAVQWVF; encoded by the coding sequence ATGCCAACGGCAATCTCCGATACTGCGCAAATGGCGGAGAACCCCACCATTCTCTACCTGCGAGGCCTCGGCACGTCGCTCACCTCTACATTGCGACTTCTAGCgtccgtcgccgccgtcgcgatGCGCATACTGCTAGAGTACGTCCTGCAAGTCCTCCCGAGATGCCGCCGGTTTGCCGCCGCCCGTCTCAACGAGGCCTACGCGGCGAAACGAGAGATAAGGCAGCCACCCCGTAGCCTCAGTAAAACAGCTCGGTGCGTCACCATACTGATGCGCCAGTGGGAGGTCTTTACGGTTCCCGGGATCACCTTTGTGCTGCTATACGTGTGCATCACTATAAGTCTCTTGCGTTTCTACCGCTTCCACAACAACCCTGATAATATTCAGCTGTGGACCTACCAAGAGACGCACTTTGACCTCACAGCGATGGGTCCCTCACTCGTCTCCCCTGTGCATGACCCGCGCTCTTTGAGTCCGTACGGCCCGCGGTCGAGCCGCACGCTTGCGCACTTCTGCGGCAGACCCACGGCGAGCAGCTACGACGGCTACACCGGCGCGCCGCACGCGGCGTACATCCACCACGACGTGGAGCGCGACCGGTACGTGGTGCGCACCTTCGGCCGCGGTGGCACGCGCGTGGACgagcggcgacgcagcggtgTGGGCCGCAGCACCTACGAGGCCTTCTGCGCCGTGCCGCGCCGCGTGCAGCTTGGCACGCCACTGGCGCCGTCACCGTGGCTCGACGGCGAGGCCAACTGGCAGCTGGgcgacgccggcgcagcgccgcggcacgCCGTCAACGGCGCCTTCAGCTTTGCTGTGCAGCCCCTCGCCGTGCCGcacgcagcggccgcggcagTAGCCAGCAatgccaccgccagccgcagcgccgacacggACTTCACCAAGGAGGACCAGGGCCTGCGCACACACTACCGCCGCTACACGCgtgacgagctgctgcagcgccacgcgcACCTCGACTTCATCTACTCCTACGTCAACGGCAGCGACATCACGCGCGGCTACACGAAGCCGTTTGCGAAGACGTGGGAGTGCTGGAACATGATTGCatcggtgcagctgctgtggggcGAGATGCAGCGTGCGGCCGACATTGGCGTcgacgcaccgccgctggccGAGGACACCTTCAGCCGCCACATCGCGGAGTTGCTGTTTGTGTCGTCGTCAAGCCCGTGCGCcttgtcgcagctgctggccgACGTGGGCTCCGGCAAGgacgcggtgcagcgcgtgGAGGCGTCGCTCTGGTGGGCCGCCACGCACCCCAGCCAGCCCCACATCGAgggcgcgccgccgccgccgccgaagaTGGCGCTGACGAAcatggagctgctgcgcgccctGGGTGCGGACCTGGAGAGCGTGAAGCCGGACGACATCGACGTGGACTGcgacgagctgcgccacggcatgcgcgggctgctgctccacacgcgcagctgGCACCGCGGTCGCATGACCGTCGTGACGCCGTACGGCAAcgtgccgctgtggctgaACCAGAGCCGGAACTTCTTCACGCGCTCCCTCTatgccgctgccacggcgcgcgctgaggcggcgagtggtgccgctgacggcggcgatgcgagCGTGCTGGGCACGGCGGAGGCGCGCTTCGTGAGGGAGGCCCACACCGGCAAGCTGCACTACACGCGCATCCACATCGTGGACCAGCGCGCGTTGATGCCGCCCGCGCCGCTGACGACCGTGAACAGCTACACTGTCGAGTCCTTCGTGTACCGCCTGCGcaacgcctcctccatcttcaTCTACATGAACGATGACTACCTCGTCATGAAGGACGTCGACATCACCGACTTGGTGAACGTCTATGGAGGGCCGGTCCTGCGAATTTCACAGTCTGCCAAGACACTAAAGGATGAACTGTGCACAGCTGGTTTTCAGCGTGGAGTCCTGCAAAACACGTATAGCCTTCAGAGACAGCTGGACCGAACACCCGCGGACCTGGAGGAGCTCGTGCAGCCggctactgccgccgccaccctgACGTTGATGGAGGGTGAGGcagccgtggtgcagcgcggcATCGTGCGCGCGTCGTGGGCTgccttcgccgctgccgtggacgcgcgcagcagcgtggcgacGCCGGGGGGCAGCGCGCAGTCCACGAGCACGGCgtgcgcgaggagcagcagtgctgcggtgtgcgcgtgggcaGAGTGCGCGTGGGGGGCCGTTGCgggcgcggtggcgcgcggtgcgtgtgcgatgcCGCGCGTGTCGGCGAAGGGTGAGCCGGCGTGGGCCGCGGATGCAGCGGGCACCTTTGCGCTGGTGCCTGCGCCACCTACGAAGCCGGGCAGCGGCGAGTGGACGTGGACGGGCCATGTGCAGATGCCGGCGCTCGTGCACTGGGGCCGCCGCGTGCTCGACCGCGTCACGGCAGACCTCATCGCACCGCGCTACTACCTCGAGATAACGAAGGTGGTGGGGACGGAGGAAGAGCCTATGCTGGTATCGCCATCAGAGGCTGCGGGGAATGTCGCTCGCAACGTTACGGccatggcggagctgctgcagatggtAGACCTGGAGGAAGAGTGGGCAGCCGGTAGATCAGGCGCTCGTGCGCGGCTGATGCGCCTGCTCGAAGTCTGGGCGGCGGGCCTTGCTAGGCACGAGTTCCCTACACACCGTATCTTCAAGAGACGGCCACGCCTGCGCAAGTACCGCATGCGGCTCGACAGCCACGCCCCGTACGCACAGTGCCGCAACATGTGGGGCTACATCCACAAGCGCTATGCACCTGACCTCAATCTGAACATGCTCATGATGCGCACCCGCACCACGATGGACCTATTGCCACCGTCGACGCACACCGCTCACATGCTGCGGCATCCGTGGGCCGCGTCGAGCCAGTACCTGCCGTACCTGATTGCGAAGCAGGCGTGGCGCATGCAGCGCGGTGCCGGGTTGTCACCGCTGGGCAACGACGCGCCGGTGTTCCCTGTTGTAGATGTGGCGCTGGACAACGAGGACGGCTGCGCACCGGCCACGTTTCACGGTGAAGAGCTCAAGGAGGCTTCTTACGATGAGTTCGACAACAACATGGAGCACAACGCTCGACGAATGACTCGCATTCGCAATTATCGCAATGTGACCTTATTCACAAATATCAACTCTAAGTTCACCCTCAAGTTCATATGCAAGAGGCTCCGCAGCTTCCTGGAGGAGCTGTTCCCCACTccgatgctgctggagcgaCAGTGGAACAGCGCCCTCGACAGCGGGAACAGCACGGACGAGCTGCGAGTCTCGTCGAGCGTCGAGGAGCAGAGCGGCGCGCCTAACCTGCAGTTTATGCACCTAAACGTGAACTTCGAGCGCCTGATGCGCCTGCCGCTGATCCTCGTGAgcaacgacgaggagggcTTCTGCCCGCTCCTGCGCAGCCTGCGACACGTGCTGCCGGACTTCAGCGGACAGCGtgtggtgcaggtgctggtGCCGCCGGCGGACGGCGTGTCGCTGCGCGCCGCGCGCGCGGACCGGCGACACCCCTACCGCGAGTTCCTGCCggtggcgcgctgcagcctgTCGGCCGACCGACTGCGCCGCgtgacgctgccggcggacagcagcgtggcggacgtggtggtggcggggctgcggctggcgcgcgagggggtggcggcggggcTGTGGgaggcgccggcgctggtggaactgcgcgggcggcgcgcgatgcaggcgctggtgctcgACGCACGGACACTGCGCGCCGGTGCACGCGGTTTCACGGAGCTGTCGCACGCGCTGGGCGTGCCAGCCGAGCTGCTGGCGTATGAGGACTTCGCGGTGCGCCTGctggacgccgccgcgcagtcGCTGGTGCGCTCACCCACGCCAGCCGAGGCGGCCACggtcgccgcggcggtgccgatCGAGGAGGCCAGCCGGCGTAATGGGGCCGCCACTGCGGACGACTTTGCTGCGagtgtgctggtgctgtcggaggcagaggcggacgCGCGTCACACGCACTGGGCCTACGGTGCCTCCGAGCACGACCTTCTGAgcgcgatgccgctgccgtatGGTAAGGTGGAGGATATggaagcggcggtgcagtggGTCTTCTGA
- a CDS encoding ribosomal protein L22/L17-like protein (TriTrypDB/GeneDB-style sysID: LpmP.22.0770) gives MPKPATRYNIGLRPAPKRQNVGSQFLATQKHYARELWYKRQYSSARPFAIQKHMGSTPRILLDRTLWRSLWITKANIPDVNRWEKVVNSQRVREDRWALVEEDGVMYQVNWKLYCERLESELQKAQDQLPQYSFMMKAVPSAWKKLDIELSVLRGLSVREAMAQCKLSPRKGHMAVFRALELAQQGAESKGLDKDRLRIAYITCMPGPTDKQVDIRSRGYYAWKTKKSSHLLLTLAEDPEMVLPDRTAIPYASLMTMKRAGLRTDPIVLDVPAITAEGI, from the coding sequence ATGCCGAAGCCAGCCACTCGGTACAACATTGGTCTGCGCCCCGCACCAAAGCGGCAGAACGTCGGCAGCCAGTTCCTCGCGACGCAGAAGCACTACGCTCGTGAGCTATGGTACAAGCGCCAGTACTCCTCCGCCCGCCCGTTTGCGATTCAGAAACACATGGGCAGCACCCCACGCATCTTACTCGACCGCACGTTATGGCGCTCCCTCTGGATCACGAAGGCAAACATCCCAGATGTTAACCGCtgggagaaggtggtgaaCAGCCAGCGGGTGAGGGAGGATCGCTGGGCTTTGGTGGAAGAAGACGGTGTCATGTACCAGGTGAACTGGAAACTGTACTGCGAGCGACTTGAGTCGGAGCTGCAGAAAGCCCAGGATCAGTTGCCACAGTACAGCTTCATGATGAAGGCTGTTCCATCGGCGTGGAAAAAGTTGGACATTGAGCTGAGCGTGCTCCGCGGACTCTCAGTTCGCGAAGCCATGGCGCAGTGCAAGCTGTCTCCACGTAAGGGTCACATGGCCGTCTTTCGAGCATTAGAGCTGGCGCAACAAGGAGCAGAAAGCAAAGGGCTCGACAAGGACCGCCTGCGTATCGCCTACATCACCTGCATGCCGGGGCCGACAGACAAGCAGGTGGACATTCGCAGTCGTGGGTACTACGCTTGGAAGACAAAGAAGTCCTctcacctgctgctgacCCTTGCCGAGGATCCAGAAATGGTGTTGCCAGACCGCACGGCGATCCCGTACGCGTCGCTGATGACGATGAAACGTGCTGGGTTGCGGACAGATCCGATCGTGCTGGACGTGCCTGCCATCACTGCTGAGGGTATCTAA
- a CDS encoding hypothetical protein (TriTrypDB/GeneDB-style sysID: LpmP.22.0780), giving the protein MSTSRKRYRPLDPSEERAVTVHERLQLLPLEDEQSYCFSWPEASLTQWLQKDVPYASLYQLYANAGGGIGSGGVSSHTMRGQSSGLVDAGVASSVLDFPKGKSKVATLSSSGRREALSVSSSTDVTSFSALHHQRNVEVPPVFLLDDFEPALAKHGQLLKASGGEGTASDAQYGGADLQRLLRRVRDAVKAARHDSTGTASVVKAEVFDSKDGASPTMPAPSIVLQSDATTRLTPHPLAPPRPQSIAEDSIFSLSATQLVDLVAAGVPALYASAARGNAQRPSQYIEAPNTPITTSAEDLPSGEPSTASRTTGYVCSCHDPQRCAELSESARREIEHEVVGLEWRTWSQSQRTAAALQRLLSLEAAVPFERGGDAQRDAWRAAVYRLWLQWRQQRLPPIPERAAAGGSAESSTRAATLSSGFSGASVVPSVPASSYGFAAFVSPSPATAALVFPEGALAPSRNHPRLPWGAPLLAGAYLYGTSNDYFISLPPSTTSAPGHVSNGGSSNSKNCGGSSLWPAMSRRRGTYSFLRWKVELYEAQLSRAAAAAEENEENVDDGNEAVEGDKGKGVDSRDRGGNDSATATKVRRYSKGPLGGPETDASASTYRSRRGGDDDRGGSAADICHFAGRKTVTTTVASPTGHTAINGVMSVSHMKALLYTTVLTQPLTELEMDDEPTTVMERLACPDLRRDTEAWRVWLSRV; this is encoded by the coding sequence ATGAGCACCTCCCGCAAGCGGTACAGACCGCTGGACCCTTCCGAGGAGCGCGCAGTCACCGTCCATGAGCGCTTGCAGCTTCTGCCACTGGAGGATGAGCAGTCGTACTGCTTCAGCTGGCCTGAGGCGTCGCTGACGCAGTGGCTGCAGAAGGATGTGCCTTACGCTTCTCTCTACCAGCTCTATGCGAATGCAGGTGGTGGCatcggcagtggtggtgtttCCTCTCACACAATGCGCGGCCAAAGTAGTGGGCTTGTCGACGCTGGCGTGGCATCCTCGGTACTTGATTTCCCCAAAGGCAAGAGCAAGGTTGCGACGCTCTCGTCCAGCGGCCGACGCGAAGCGCTCAGTGTGAGCTCCTCAACAGATGTGACAAGCTTCTCGGCGCTTCATCATCAGCGGAATGTCGAGGTGCCGCCAGTTTTTCTCTTGGACGACTTCGAGCCAGCTCTAGCAAAGCACGGGCAGCTGTTAAAAGCTAGCGGGGGTGAAGGAACCGCAAGCGACGCACAGTACGGCGGTGCTGACCTCCAACGCCTTCTGCGGCGCGTGCGAGACGCAGTAAAGGCCGCCCGACATGACTCCACAGGTACCGCTTCGGTCGTCAAAGCAGAGGTATTCGACTCCAAGGATGGAGCATCTCCAACAATGCCGGCACCGTCGATTGTCCTTCAATCGGATGCCACAACACGCctcacccctcaccccctcgcTCCCCCACGACCGCAAAGCATCGCAGAGGACTCTATATTTTCCCTGTCGGCAACTCAGCTAGTCGACTTGGTGGCAGCAGGCGTGCCAGCGCTGTACGCATCAGCGGCCCGAGGCAATGCGCAAAGGCCATCACAGTACATCGAGGCTCCAAACACCCCCATCACTACCTCGGCCGAAGACCTGCCAAGCGGTGAGCCGAGCACTGCTTCCAGGACTACAGGGTACGTTTGCAGCTGCCACGATCCACAACGATGTGCCGAACTCTCCGAGTCGGCGCGACGCGAGATCGAACACGAGGTAGTGGGCCTCGAGTGGCGCACGTGGTCCCAGTcgcagcgcacagcagcagcgctgcagcgtctcctaTCCCTTGAAGCCGCAGTCCCCTTCGAacgcggcggtgacgctCAACGTGATGCTTGGCGTGCCGCTGTTTACCGTTTGTGGCTTCAGTGGCGCCAACAGAGACTACCACCGATTCCGGagagggcagcagctggcggatCTGCCGAATCCAGCACAAGGGCAGCTACTCTTAGCTCTGGcttcagcggcgccagcgtaGTACCGTCCGTGCCCGCCTCGTCCTATGGCTTTGCGGCATTCGTGTCACCTTCACCCGCGACCGCCGCGCTTGTTTTCCCAGAAGGCGCACTTGCGCCATCACGTAATCACCCGCGCCTTCCCTGGGGTGCGCCTCTCCTTGCCGGAGCGTATCTCTACGGCACGAGCAACGACTACTTCATCAGCCTTCCCCCATCCACCACGAGCGCCCCCGGGCACgtcagcaacggcggcagtAGCAACAGCAAGAACTGCGGTGGCTCGTCGCTGTGGCCTGCCATGTCGCGCCGGCGCGGCACGTACAGTTTTTTGCGTTGGAAGGTGGAGCTGTATGAGGCGCAGCTGtcccgagcagcagcagcagccgaagagaacgaggagaaCGTCGATGACGGGAACGAGGCAGTCGAGGGGGATAAGGGCAAGGGCGTCGACAGCCGTGACCGAGGCGGTAACGATAGTGCAACTGCTACAAAGGTGCGCCGGTATTCGAAAGGCCCCTTGGGAGGGCCGGAGACCGACGCTTCTGCGTCAACGTATCGCTctcgccgcggtggcgatgaTGACCGCGGTGGGTCTGCAGCTGATATCTGCCATTTCGCAGGGCGTAAAACAGTGACCACTACAGTGGCCTCCCCCACCGGCCACACCGCAATCAACGGCGTCATGAGCGTCTCGCACATGAAAGCGCTGCTGTATACGACGGTATTGACGCAGCCGCTGACGGAACTGGAAATGGATGACGAGCCCACCACCGTGATGGAGCGGCTGGCCTGTCCTGACCTGCGGCGCGATACGGAGGCGTGGCGTGTGTGGTTATCAAGGGTGTGA
- a CDS encoding hypothetical protein (TriTrypDB/GeneDB-style sysID: LpmP.22.0790), with translation MSSANKTSGGKWVSPRVLQYKQQQGPNTGPASGNGGVGSKIMEDKAIAAARIKDSQCSPAPEAEVAESKFFEVQEATDALSNLAHNAESSTYELCGKPVVKPHQTTEEFHKIIMEQVQKQVK, from the coding sequence ATGTCGTCCGCGAACAAGACGTCTGGGGGGAAGTGGGTGAGCCCCCGTGTGCTACAgtacaagcagcagcaggggccCAACACTGGTCCGGCGTCTGGCAATGGTGGTGTGGGTAGCAAGATCATGGAGGACAAGGCCATCGCTGCGGCCCGCATCAAGGATAGCCAGTGTAGCCCAGCACCAGAGGCAGAAGTGGCGGAGTCGAAGTTCTTTGAGGTGCAAGAGGCGACAGATGCGCTGAGCAACCTCGCCCACAATGCTGAATCGTCGACCTACGAGCTGTGCGGGAAGCCCGTGGTGAAGCCGCACCAGACCACGGAGGAATTCCACAAGATTATTATGGAGCAAGTTCAGAAACAGGTGAAGTAG